A window of Primulina huaijiensis isolate GDHJ02 chromosome 9, ASM1229523v2, whole genome shotgun sequence contains these coding sequences:
- the LOC140984197 gene encoding uncharacterized protein has product MALHHPVNELESGSGASTPLSDHHLNDCANTQHPRIRFMCSFGGKIVPRPHDNLLRYVGGDTRIVCVHRHTNFSSLLSKLSKLSGTINMSIKYQLPNEDLDALITVTSDEDVENMMEEYNRLTHSHKLARLRLFLFPIDISTSINSILDGSARRESWFIDTLNGGPVVLDRGRSEVSSVVSEVPNYLFGLDNSDDAMKDVNKMKNKILLKESIPISDPGSPAPVVSSPFSSTSPPPAAAPSSAQVIPDLPHVRTKPVNPVRVVEPSKETQVIQEMVNEKTDPQLTEYSGTPIWHYPSPVVQPVPAVYYVPGGHISTGNIPVQPVPIPGQFLQPFQVASNQVPSGFPVYGAGMTHYEMPVRIISDSSTQTMYYAARNPGIVPGMVVPGGGEMQGPGKDVMPGRAAQGS; this is encoded by the coding sequence ATGGCGTTACACCACCCAGTGAACGAGCTAGAATCAGGCTCCGGAGCGTCTACGCCACTCTCCGACCACCACCTCAACGACTGCGCCAACACCCAGCATCCAAGAATCCGCTTCATGTGTAGCTTCGGCGGGAAAATCGTGCCCCGCCCCCACGACAACCTGCTCCGTTACGTCGGCGGAGACACCCGCATCGTTTGTGTTCACCGCCACACCAATTTCTCGTCCCTCCTCTCCAAACTCTCCAAGCTATCAGGCACGATAAACATGAGCATAAAGTACCAGCTCCCCAACGAAGACCTAGATGCGCTAATCACGGTCACGTCTGATGAAGACGTCGAAAACATGATGGAAGAGTATAATCGGCTCACCCACAGCCATAAATTGGCTAGGCTCAGATTATTTCTTTTCCCGATTGATATCTCCACCAGCATCAACTCCATTCTTGACGGCTCGGCTAGGCGGGAGAGCTGGTTCATTGACACTCTTAATGGTGGGCCTGTAGTCCTTGATCGCGGCCGGTCGGAGGTGTCTTCTGTTGTGTCCGAGGTACCTAATTATTTATTCGGATTGGATAATTCCGACGATGCCATGAAAGACGTTAACaagatgaaaaataaaattcttctcaAAGAAAGTATACCTATATCCGACCCTGGTTCACCCGCCCCGGTAGTTTCCTCGCCGTTCAGCTCCACGTCACCACCACCGGCTGCAGCCCCATCCAGCGCCCAAGTGATTCCCGATCTTCCTCATGTCAGAACCAAACCCGTTAACCCGGTTCGAGTAGTGGAACCCAGCAAGGAAACTCAAGTTATCCAAGAGATGGTCAATGAGAAAACGGATCCTCAGCTTACAGAGTATTCGGGCACACCTATATGGCATTATCCAAGTCCAGTAGTGCAGCCTGTACCCGCCGTGTATTACGTGCCTGGTGGTCATATTTCAACCGGGAACATCCCAGTTCAACCCGTTCCGATTCCAGGTCAGTTCTTACAGCCCTTTCAAGTAGCTTCAAATCAAGTACCTTCCGGATTTCCTGTATACGGTGCTGGCATGACACATTATGAAATGCCTGTCAGAATTATATCCGATAGTTCAACTCAAACAATGTATTATGCGGCGAGAAACCCTGGAATCGTTCCGGGTATGGTTGTTCCGGGTGGAGGAGAAATGCAGGGGCCCGGGAAAGATGTAATGCCAGGTCGGGCCGCTCAAGGATCTTGA
- the LOC140983990 gene encoding zinc finger protein CONSTANS-LIKE 7-like — MKKCELCESAARVYCGSDQASLCWDCDSMVHSANFIVSKHTRTLLCHSCQSPTPWTGSGSKLDPTVSVCESCFTHDLANPSSTSDDSDGSHEHHDDDDDHTENQVVPLSLSPSLAGNSSNSADTFSDRDCSLLPA; from the exons atgaagaaatgtgagttatGCGAGTCTGCCGCGAGAGTGTATTGTGGTTCCGATCAAGCTAGCTTGTGTTGGGACTGTGATTCCATGGTTCACTCAGCAAATTTTATCGTATCCAAACACACAAGAACTCTCCTTTGTCATTCCTGCCAGTCTCCAACTCCATGGACTGGCTCCGGCTCCAAGCTGGACCCAACTGTTTCTGTCTGCGAGTCATGTTTTACACACGATCTTGCAAATCCGAGTAGTACCAGTGATGATAGTGATGGAAGCCATGAACAccatgatgatgatgatgatcataCAGAAAATCAAGTTGTGCCGCTGTCTCTGTCTCCATCTTTGGCCGGCAATTCTTCAAACAGTGCCGATACTTTCAGTGACAGAGACTGCTCCT TACTGCCTGCATGA
- the LOC140983742 gene encoding myb family transcription factor EFM-like isoform X1: MLHAAPEMMIPSSELSFDCKSFMQPTQKLEEFLARLEEERLKIDAFKRELPLCMQLLNNAMETSRQQLQSQRSMNEGGRPVLEEFIPLKNTSSEITTDQNNSSSDKANWMTSAQLWNQESETRTPSPKENNDHMKIALNGKQRVINGGGFVPFSSKDRNFMPFPELALASSVSQKEEMELDATKNSSESNSRRENVNNSGAEKDQVHGAANTTSQAQRKARRCWSPDLHRRFVNALQMLGGSQSVATPKQIRELMKVDGLTNDEVKSHLQKYRLHTRRPSPNSQTTPATPQVVVLGGIWVPPEYAAAAAAHGGAQASALYGAHTNTAHHVSPVFCSTPPQVAHEIYPAIAAPSQPPNHHIHHHQLHVYNKPPGNNSPDSDVQGGAGDQSESIEDGKSESGSWKADSGGENGGERKRPEGEESNASVIMRLKF; this comes from the exons ATGTTACATGCAGCACCAGAAATGATGATACCATCTTCAGAACTAAGCTTTGACTGCAAATCATTCATGCAGCCAACTCAAAAACTTGAGGAGTTTTTGGCTCgtcttgaagaagaaagactCAAGATCGACGCTTTTAAGCGGGAGCTTCCTCTTTGCATGCAATTACTCAATAATG CTATGGAGACGTCGAGGCAACAGTTACAGTCGCAGAGATCGATGAACGAAGGGGGAAGACCAGTGTTGGAAGAATTCATTCCACTGAAGAATACAAGTTCGGAAATTACAACTGATCAGAATAATAGTTCATCGGATAAGGCAAACTGGATGACATCTGCACAGCTTTGGAATCAAGAAAGTGAAACCAGGACTCCGTCTCCCAAAGAAAATAATGATCATATGAAAATAGCTTTGAATGGGAAGCAAAGGGTAATTAATGGAGGAGGTTTTGTTCCATTTTCATCGAAAGATAGAAACTTCATGCCATTTCCAGAATTAGCCCTTGCTTCTTCCGTATCACAGAAAGAAGAGATGGAGTTAGATGCTACAAAGAATTCATCAGAATCGAATTCCAGGAGAGAAAACGTAAATAATTCAGGTGCGGAGAAAGATCAAGTTCATGGGGCAGCAAATACAACGAGCCAAGCTCAGAGAAAGGCTAGGAGATGCTGGTCACCAGACTTGCACAGGCGTTTTGTTAATGCTCTTCAGATGTTGGGTGGTTCACAAT CAGTGGCTACTCCTAAACAAATAAGAGAGCTGATGAAGGTTGATGGTTTGACCAATGATGAAGTTAAAAGCCATTTGCAG AAATATAGACTACACACAAGAAGACCAAGtccaaactcgcaaaccacccCGGCGACACCACAAGTGGTTGTCCTAGGCGGCATATGGGTCCCACCGGAATATGCTGCAGCCGCGGCAGCACACGGCGGCGCACAAGCTAGCGCCCTGTATGGGGCACACACGAACACTGCTCATCACGTGTCTCCTGTTTTCTGTTCCACCCCACCACAAGTGGCGCATGAAATCTACCCTGCGATAGCAGCACCCTCTCAGCCGCCTAACCACCACATCCACCACCACCAGTTACACGTCTACAACAAGCCTCCAGGAAACAACTCCCCAGATTCAGACGTCCAAGGTGGCGCCGGAGACCAATCCGAGAGCATAGAGGATGGAAAGTCGGAGAGTGGCAGCTGGAAGGCCGACAGCGGCGGGGAAAATGGTGGAGAGAGGAAAAGACCGGAAGGTGAAGAAAGCAACGCAAGTGTCATCATGCGTctcaaattctga
- the LOC140984826 gene encoding U-box domain-containing protein 8-like: MATHFPDDFKCPISLEIMSDPVILSSGHTFDRASIQQWLDAGHRTCPISKLPLPEPPSLIPNHALRSLISSYSSVTFPKLQAHPPSPKTLSQVLLSPSSTWEDKLDSLEQLSRVSKTESLIRRRFAESGLVSAVLSCVDSGESRLQEKALHVLLNLSLDDDSKVGLVAEGIVGKVVHALRDGAGDSRAVAATVLTSLAMLEVNKVTIGSYPDAIPGLVALLQFGNSRERKEAATALFTLCSFPDNRVRIIQNRAVPILIQNANSGLERAIEVLGLLAKCRVARDEMMRCTELLYILIAVLKNGSSRGVQYALLTLSCLCCYSEKMGLEASKEGLPDICVGLLEDDNEKVRRNAKTLMQVLQGKRKNV, translated from the coding sequence ATGGCCACCCATTTTCCTGACGATTTCAAGTGCCCTATTTCTCTAGAGATTATGTCCGACCCGGTTATACTCTCGTCCGGTCACACATTCGATCGTGCTTCAATTCAACAGTGGTTGGACGCCGGCCACCGCACCTGTCCCATTTCCAAGCTGCCGTTGCCTGAACCGCCTTCCCTTATCCCCAATCACGCTCTCCGCAGCCTCATTTCCAGCTATTCCAGCGTCACCTTTCCTAAACTACAAGCCCATCCTCCGAGTCCGAAAACTCTTTCTCAGGTTTTGCTTTCTCCTTCGTCAACGTGGGAGGATAAGCTCGACTCCCTCGAACAGCTTAGCCGGGTTTCCAAAACTGAGTCGTTGATTCGCCGAAGATTTGCCGAGTCGGGTTTGGTGTCGGCGGTCTTAAGCTGCGTTGATTCCGGGGAGTCGAGGCTCCAGGAGAAGGCTCTTCATGTGTTGCTGAACTTGAGTTTGGATGACGACAGTAAGGTGGGCCTGGTAGCGGAGGGGATTGTGGGAAAAGTCGTGCATGCGCTTCGCGATGGAGCTGGGGACTCGCGCGCGGTTGCGGCTACGGTGTTGACCAGCCTCGCTATGCTTGAAGTCAACAAGGTCACGATCGGGTCTTACCCGGATGCAATTCCGGGTTTGGTAGCGCTCCTTCAGTTTGGGAATTCGAGGGAGAGGAAAGAAGCAGCCACCGCTTTATTCACCCTTTGTTCTTTCCCCGATAACCGGGTGCGGATAATCCAAAATCGGGCTGTCCCCATACTAATCCAAAATGCTAATTCAGGCCTGGAACGGGCCATTGAGGTTTTGGGCCTTCTGGCAAAATGCAGGGTCGCCAGGGATGAAATGATGAGGTGTACTGAGTTGTTGTATATTTTGATTGCAGTGTTGAAAAACGGGAGCTCAAGAGGCGTGCAGTATGCACTCTTAACTCTTAGTTGTCTGTGTTGTTATAGTGAGAAGATGGGTTTGGAGGCTTCGAAAGAAGGGCTTCCCGATATTTGTGTTGGATTATTGGAGGATGACAATGAAAAAGTGAGACGAAACGCCAAGACTTTAATGCAGGTTTTGCAAGGGAAGAGGAAAAATGTTTGA
- the LOC140983742 gene encoding myb family transcription factor EFM-like isoform X2 — protein MLHAAPEMMIPSSELSFDCKSFMQPTQKLEEFLARLEEERLKIDAFKRELPLCMQLLNNAMETSRQQLQSQRSMNEGGRPVLEEFIPLKNTSSEITTDQNNSSSDKANWMTSAQLWNQESETRTPSPKENNDHMKIALNGKQRVINGGGFVPFSSKDRNFMPFPELALASSVSQKEEMELDATKNSSESNSRRENVNNSGAEKDQVHGAANTTSQAQRKARRCWSPDLHRRFVNALQMLGGSQLATPKQIRELMKVDGLTNDEVKSHLQKYRLHTRRPSPNSQTTPATPQVVVLGGIWVPPEYAAAAAAHGGAQASALYGAHTNTAHHVSPVFCSTPPQVAHEIYPAIAAPSQPPNHHIHHHQLHVYNKPPGNNSPDSDVQGGAGDQSESIEDGKSESGSWKADSGGENGGERKRPEGEESNASVIMRLKF, from the exons ATGTTACATGCAGCACCAGAAATGATGATACCATCTTCAGAACTAAGCTTTGACTGCAAATCATTCATGCAGCCAACTCAAAAACTTGAGGAGTTTTTGGCTCgtcttgaagaagaaagactCAAGATCGACGCTTTTAAGCGGGAGCTTCCTCTTTGCATGCAATTACTCAATAATG CTATGGAGACGTCGAGGCAACAGTTACAGTCGCAGAGATCGATGAACGAAGGGGGAAGACCAGTGTTGGAAGAATTCATTCCACTGAAGAATACAAGTTCGGAAATTACAACTGATCAGAATAATAGTTCATCGGATAAGGCAAACTGGATGACATCTGCACAGCTTTGGAATCAAGAAAGTGAAACCAGGACTCCGTCTCCCAAAGAAAATAATGATCATATGAAAATAGCTTTGAATGGGAAGCAAAGGGTAATTAATGGAGGAGGTTTTGTTCCATTTTCATCGAAAGATAGAAACTTCATGCCATTTCCAGAATTAGCCCTTGCTTCTTCCGTATCACAGAAAGAAGAGATGGAGTTAGATGCTACAAAGAATTCATCAGAATCGAATTCCAGGAGAGAAAACGTAAATAATTCAGGTGCGGAGAAAGATCAAGTTCATGGGGCAGCAAATACAACGAGCCAAGCTCAGAGAAAGGCTAGGAGATGCTGGTCACCAGACTTGCACAGGCGTTTTGTTAATGCTCTTCAGATGTTGGGTGGTTCACAAT TGGCTACTCCTAAACAAATAAGAGAGCTGATGAAGGTTGATGGTTTGACCAATGATGAAGTTAAAAGCCATTTGCAG AAATATAGACTACACACAAGAAGACCAAGtccaaactcgcaaaccacccCGGCGACACCACAAGTGGTTGTCCTAGGCGGCATATGGGTCCCACCGGAATATGCTGCAGCCGCGGCAGCACACGGCGGCGCACAAGCTAGCGCCCTGTATGGGGCACACACGAACACTGCTCATCACGTGTCTCCTGTTTTCTGTTCCACCCCACCACAAGTGGCGCATGAAATCTACCCTGCGATAGCAGCACCCTCTCAGCCGCCTAACCACCACATCCACCACCACCAGTTACACGTCTACAACAAGCCTCCAGGAAACAACTCCCCAGATTCAGACGTCCAAGGTGGCGCCGGAGACCAATCCGAGAGCATAGAGGATGGAAAGTCGGAGAGTGGCAGCTGGAAGGCCGACAGCGGCGGGGAAAATGGTGGAGAGAGGAAAAGACCGGAAGGTGAAGAAAGCAACGCAAGTGTCATCATGCGTctcaaattctga
- the LOC140983742 gene encoding myb family transcription factor EFM-like isoform X3: MLHAAPEMMIPSSELSFDCKSFMQPTQKLEEFLARLEEERLKIDAFKRELPLCMQLLNNAMETSRQQLQSQRSMNEGGRPVLEEFIPLKNTSSEITTDQNNSSSDKANWMTSAQLWNQESETRTPSPKENNDHMKIALNGKQRKEEMELDATKNSSESNSRRENVNNSGAEKDQVHGAANTTSQAQRKARRCWSPDLHRRFVNALQMLGGSQSVATPKQIRELMKVDGLTNDEVKSHLQKYRLHTRRPSPNSQTTPATPQVVVLGGIWVPPEYAAAAAAHGGAQASALYGAHTNTAHHVSPVFCSTPPQVAHEIYPAIAAPSQPPNHHIHHHQLHVYNKPPGNNSPDSDVQGGAGDQSESIEDGKSESGSWKADSGGENGGERKRPEGEESNASVIMRLKF; the protein is encoded by the exons ATGTTACATGCAGCACCAGAAATGATGATACCATCTTCAGAACTAAGCTTTGACTGCAAATCATTCATGCAGCCAACTCAAAAACTTGAGGAGTTTTTGGCTCgtcttgaagaagaaagactCAAGATCGACGCTTTTAAGCGGGAGCTTCCTCTTTGCATGCAATTACTCAATAATG CTATGGAGACGTCGAGGCAACAGTTACAGTCGCAGAGATCGATGAACGAAGGGGGAAGACCAGTGTTGGAAGAATTCATTCCACTGAAGAATACAAGTTCGGAAATTACAACTGATCAGAATAATAGTTCATCGGATAAGGCAAACTGGATGACATCTGCACAGCTTTGGAATCAAGAAAGTGAAACCAGGACTCCGTCTCCCAAAGAAAATAATGATCATATGAAAATAGCTTTGAATGGGAAGCAAAGG AAAGAAGAGATGGAGTTAGATGCTACAAAGAATTCATCAGAATCGAATTCCAGGAGAGAAAACGTAAATAATTCAGGTGCGGAGAAAGATCAAGTTCATGGGGCAGCAAATACAACGAGCCAAGCTCAGAGAAAGGCTAGGAGATGCTGGTCACCAGACTTGCACAGGCGTTTTGTTAATGCTCTTCAGATGTTGGGTGGTTCACAAT CAGTGGCTACTCCTAAACAAATAAGAGAGCTGATGAAGGTTGATGGTTTGACCAATGATGAAGTTAAAAGCCATTTGCAG AAATATAGACTACACACAAGAAGACCAAGtccaaactcgcaaaccacccCGGCGACACCACAAGTGGTTGTCCTAGGCGGCATATGGGTCCCACCGGAATATGCTGCAGCCGCGGCAGCACACGGCGGCGCACAAGCTAGCGCCCTGTATGGGGCACACACGAACACTGCTCATCACGTGTCTCCTGTTTTCTGTTCCACCCCACCACAAGTGGCGCATGAAATCTACCCTGCGATAGCAGCACCCTCTCAGCCGCCTAACCACCACATCCACCACCACCAGTTACACGTCTACAACAAGCCTCCAGGAAACAACTCCCCAGATTCAGACGTCCAAGGTGGCGCCGGAGACCAATCCGAGAGCATAGAGGATGGAAAGTCGGAGAGTGGCAGCTGGAAGGCCGACAGCGGCGGGGAAAATGGTGGAGAGAGGAAAAGACCGGAAGGTGAAGAAAGCAACGCAAGTGTCATCATGCGTctcaaattctga
- the LOC140984809 gene encoding uncharacterized protein: MSRFLTGRNIWRVSQSSPINRVSIYWEKSKHGSFDRAGFNCSLQYRLYLQYSFPSRRHAWNAALDIGKGFCNGYIRHHSVLPLSNTIAHHAGVAWKRLAQVCALSGWNFLPLHRMAQAVSLALSNSYMAVPGVFALICGTQVAWAQALQDKNVFRPRNTLYIRAEDSRLFLTRLIPSIFHAFLLLLRAIFLVVLFTPSIAMAPFVDSFGPQFRELWLQVVHQTLESAGPAFIKWGQWAATRPDLFPTDLCSELSKLHTKAPEHSFAYTKKAIEKAFGRKISEIFDDFEVEPVASGSIAQVHRASLRSRYPGRQMKPLLVAVKVRHPGVGESIKRDFEIINIVAKISNFIPALTWLRLDESIQQFAVFMMSQVDLSREASHLSRFIYNFRRWKDVSFPKPVYPLVHPAVLVETFEDGESVSYFVDELEGNERLKSSLAHIGTHALLKMLLVDNFVHADMHPGNILVRVARNKSSRKKLFKTKPHVIFIDVGMTAELSNYDRSNLLEFFKAVARRDGRTAAQCTLRLSKKQNCPNPEAFIQEVKESFDFWGTREGDLVHPAECMLQVLEQVRRHKVNVDGNVCAVMVTILVLEGWQRKLDPDYDMMHTLQTLLLKSDWAKSLSYTIEGLMAP, encoded by the exons ATGTCAAG ATTCTTGACTGGTAGAAACATCTGGAGAGTGTCACAATCTTCACCGATAAACCGAGTTAGCATCTATTGGGAAAAATCAAAACATGGTTCCTTTGACAGAGCCGGTTTCAACTGTTCTCTCCAATATAGACTCTACCTGCAGTATTCTTTTCCCAGCAGAAGACATGCTTGGAACGCGGCACTTGATATTGGAAAAGGTTTCTGTAATGGTTATATTCGGCATCATTCAGTTCTTCCATTGAGTAACACTATAGCTCATCATGCCGGAGTTGCTTGGAAGAGGTTGGCACAAGTGTGTGCGCTTAGTGGCTGGAATTTTCTCCCCTTACACAGGATGGCTCAGGCTGTCAGCTTGGCCTTGAGCAATTCTTACATGGCTGTCCCTGGTGTATTTGCTCTAATCTGTGGAACACAGGTGGCATGGGCACAAGCGCTTCAAGACAAAAATGTCTTTCGGCCGAGAAATACTTTATACATACGTGCAGAAGACAGCCGTCTCTTCTTGACTAGATTGATCCCATCCATATTCCATGCCTTTTTGTTGTTATTAAGAGCTATATTTTTGGTTGTTCTGTTTACACCGAGCATTGCCATGGCTCCATTTGTGGATAGTTTTGGACCTCAATTCAGGGAATTGTGGCTTCAGGTTGTTCATCAAACTCTAGAAAGTGCAGGACCTGCATTCATAAAATGGGGCCAGTGGGCTGCCACACGACCAGATCTCTTTCCTACAGACTTGTGCAGCGAATTGTCAAAGCTTCACACAAAAGCCCCGGAACATAGTTTTGCCTACACAAAGAAGGCTATTGAGAAAGCTTTTGGCCGTAAgatttctgaaattttcgatgattttgaGGTAGAACCTGTGGCCTCTGGAAGTATTGCTCAAGTACATAGGGCTTCTCTGCGGTCTCGATATCCTGGTCGTCAGATGAAACCATTGCTAGTTGCAGTAAAGGTGAGACATCCAGGAGTTGGCGAATCTATAAAACgggattttgaaataattaatatagtggcaaaaatctcaaacttcatTCCTGCTCTGACTTGGTTGAGATTGGATGAAAGCATACAGCAGTTTGCAGTTTTTATGATGTCTCAGGTTGATCTTTCTCGAGAAGCTTCTCACTTGAGCCGCTTCATTTATAATTTTCGTAGATGGAAGGATGTTTCCTTCCCAAAACCTGTATATCCTTTAGTACATCCAGCTGTTTTGGTGGAAACTTTTGAGGATGGAGAAAGTGTTTCTTACTTTGTCGATGAGCTTGAAGGGAATGAGCGACTAAAAAGTTCTCTTGCCCATATTGGAACACATGCTCTGCTTAAGATGCTTCTG GTAGACAACTTTGTTCATGCCGACATGCATCCTGGAAACATCCTAGTTCGTGTAGCTAGAAACAAATCTTCCCGGAAAAAGCTGTTCAAAACCAAGCCTCATGTCATATTCATTGACGTGGGAATGACTGCGGAACTTTCTAATTATGATCGCTCAAATTTACTTGAGTTCTTTAAAGCTGTAGCTCgtagagatggcagaactgcaGCACAATGCACTCTGAGATTATCAAAGAAACAGAACTGCCCAAACCCTGAGGCCTTCATTCAG GAAGTGAAGGAATCGTTTGATTTTTGGGGTACCCGAGAAGGAGATCTGGTTCATCCTGCTGAATGCATGCTACAAGTTCTTGAGCAAGTCCGGCGTCATAAAGTCAACGTTGATGGCAATGTTTGCGCTGTAATGGTCACTATTCTGGTCCTTGAG GGCTGGCAGCGGAAGCTCGATCCAGATTATGATATGATGCATACATTACAAACACTGCTTCTTAAATCCGACTGGGCGAAATCACTTTCTTACACAATTGAAGGACTCATGGCCCCTTGA